From a region of the Streptomyces venezuelae genome:
- a CDS encoding aldehyde dehydrogenase family protein, whose product MPLLDPTLWQDGPTLTGGPAPVVEPATGRTLATIDLAAPADVAEAAVRAAAAQRDWARATHPERAAVLRRAGDLFTAHADELRGWLVRESGSIPGKADFELHVAAQECYEASALASRPTGQVLPSEAPRLSFTRRVPAGVAGVVAPFNAPLILAIRSVAPALALGNAVLLKPDRRTAVCGGLALAAVFAAAGLPGGLLQVLPGGAGTGAAVVADPRVRVVSFTGSTAAGRSVGELAGRHLKRVHLELGGNSALVVLRDADVEAAVAQASWGSFFHQGQICMTAGRHLVHASLYDEYVERLAARAEELAVGDPYRERVHLGPLIDRAQLDRVHALVEASTGQGAKLVAGGTYRDLFYRPTVLAGVADDTPAYTEEVFGPVAPVRSFGTEEEAVALASAGPYGLSLGIVTRDAARGLDLAERIPTGIAHINDQTVNDEAVAPFGGVGASGTGARFGGEANLDAFTELRWTTARSTPAGHPF is encoded by the coding sequence ATGCCGCTCCTCGATCCGACGCTCTGGCAGGACGGACCCACCCTCACCGGCGGTCCCGCCCCCGTCGTCGAACCCGCCACCGGCCGCACCCTCGCCACCATCGACCTCGCCGCGCCCGCCGACGTGGCGGAGGCCGCCGTACGGGCCGCCGCGGCGCAGCGGGACTGGGCGCGCGCCACCCACCCGGAGCGGGCGGCGGTGCTGCGCCGTGCCGGAGACCTGTTCACCGCCCACGCCGACGAGCTGCGGGGGTGGCTGGTCCGCGAGTCCGGTTCGATACCGGGCAAGGCCGACTTCGAGCTGCACGTCGCCGCGCAGGAGTGCTACGAGGCCTCCGCGCTGGCCTCGCGTCCCACGGGGCAGGTGCTGCCGAGCGAGGCGCCCCGGCTGTCCTTCACCCGCCGGGTACCGGCCGGGGTGGCCGGGGTCGTGGCCCCCTTCAACGCCCCGCTGATCCTGGCGATCCGCTCGGTCGCCCCGGCGCTGGCACTCGGCAACGCGGTGCTGCTCAAGCCGGACCGGCGCACCGCCGTCTGCGGCGGCCTCGCGCTCGCCGCGGTCTTCGCCGCCGCCGGGCTGCCGGGCGGGCTGCTGCAGGTCCTGCCCGGCGGAGCCGGTACCGGCGCCGCGGTGGTCGCCGACCCACGGGTGCGGGTGGTGTCCTTCACCGGATCCACCGCCGCGGGCCGGTCCGTCGGGGAGCTGGCCGGCCGTCACCTCAAGCGCGTGCACCTGGAGCTGGGCGGGAACTCCGCCCTCGTCGTGCTCCGCGACGCCGACGTCGAGGCCGCGGTGGCCCAGGCCTCGTGGGGGTCCTTCTTCCACCAGGGCCAGATCTGCATGACCGCCGGGCGGCACCTCGTGCACGCCTCGCTCTACGACGAGTACGTCGAGCGGCTCGCCGCACGCGCCGAGGAACTGGCCGTGGGGGACCCGTACCGCGAGCGGGTCCACCTGGGCCCGCTGATCGACCGCGCCCAGCTGGACCGGGTCCACGCCCTGGTGGAGGCCAGCACCGGGCAGGGGGCCAAGCTCGTGGCCGGAGGCACGTACCGGGACCTCTTCTACCGGCCGACGGTCCTGGCGGGGGTCGCCGACGACACCCCCGCCTACACCGAGGAGGTCTTCGGCCCGGTGGCGCCCGTACGGTCCTTCGGGACGGAGGAGGAGGCGGTGGCGCTGGCTTCGGCGGGCCCGTACGGCCTCTCCCTCGGCATCGTGACACGGGACGCGGCGCGTGGGCTCGACCTGGCGGAGCGGATCCCGACGGGCATCGCGCACATCAACGACCAGACGGTCAACGACGAGGCCGTCGCCCCCTTCGGCGGAGTCGGTGCGTCCGGCACCGGGGCCCGCTTCGGCGGCGAGGCGAACCTGGACGCGTTCACGGAACTGCGCTGGACCACGGCCCGCAGCACGCCCGCCGGCCACCCGTTCTAG
- a CDS encoding thioredoxin family protein, with protein MATVELTKENFDQTVSENPFVLIDFWAGWCRPCLQFAPVYERASEAHPDLVFAKVDTEAQQELAGAFQITSIPTLMIVRDQVAIFAQPGALPEAALTDLIRQARELDMDEVRSKIAAEQQGAGDGDAGVAQA; from the coding sequence GTGGCTACAGTCGAGCTCACCAAAGAGAACTTCGACCAGACGGTCAGCGAGAACCCGTTCGTGCTGATCGACTTCTGGGCGGGCTGGTGCCGGCCGTGCCTGCAGTTCGCCCCCGTCTACGAGCGCGCCTCCGAGGCCCATCCCGACCTCGTGTTCGCCAAGGTGGACACGGAGGCGCAGCAGGAGCTGGCCGGAGCCTTCCAGATCACCTCGATCCCGACGCTGATGATCGTCCGGGACCAGGTGGCCATCTTCGCGCAGCCCGGAGCGCTGCCGGAGGCGGCCCTGACGGACCTCATCCGCCAGGCCCGAGAGCTCGACATGGACGAGGTCCGCTCGAAGATCGCTGCTGAGCAGCAGGGCGCGGGCGACGGGGACGCAGGAGTGGCCCAGGCCTGA